From the Saccharomycodes ludwigii strain NBRC 1722 chromosome I, whole genome shotgun sequence genome, one window contains:
- the FAR7 gene encoding Far7p (similar to Saccharomyces cerevisiae YFR008W | FAR7 | Factor ARrest), with protein sequence MSNNAADNSNNVTANTNAAATNQQILYMNPQTEDLTQLYELMNNLKSVLSDNEKRRNNVLKGIDLLSYTLMREQDKEGTSNVNNKTFQRDINNFDLFIKNCGKKPTIVKSTTDTLNSDSLFTLTQQNKQLKEILEITESENNQYVHVLSMYNNGLSDIIKLLRTKIYRQNIELYSKLSQTFKTQLFDKQDIITMEYLNGIDDYTILLEISDLYRALLVHLDDYKKKKVTL encoded by the coding sequence atgtctAATAACGCAGCAGACAATTCTAACAATGTTACTGCTAATACGAATGCCGCTGCTACAAATCAACAAATTTTATACATGAATCCACAGACTGAGGATTTAACACAATTATATGAATTAATGAATAACTTAAAATCTGTGTTGAGTgacaatgaaaaaagaagaaataatgTTTTGAAAGGAATAGATCTTTTATCATATACTTTGATGAGAGAACAGGATAAAGAAGGAACAAGTAATGTtaacaataaaacttttcaacgcgatataaataattttgatctatttataaaaaattgtggAAAAAAACCAACTATTGTAAAGTCCACCACGGATACTCTCAATAGTGATTCTTTATTCACCCTTACTCAACAGAATAAACAGTTGAAAGAAATATTAGAAATAACCGAATCAGAAAATAACCAATATGTCCACGTATTATCTATGTATAACAATGGCCTATCggatataattaaattgttAAGAACTAAGATATATAGACAAAACATTGAGCTTTATTCAAAATTGAGCCAGACTTTTAAAACACAATTATTTGATAAACAGGATATAATAACCATGGAATACCTAAATGGTATTGATGATTACACGATCCTATTAGAAATATCAGATCTTTATAGAGCATTGTTGGTGCATTTGGATGATtacaagaagaaaaaggtaACTTTGTAA